A single region of the Bacteroides luhongzhouii genome encodes:
- a CDS encoding RagB/SusD family nutrient uptake outer membrane protein, giving the protein MKKILYIATIGFTLLTSSCNDFLDRQVPQGIVTGDQIASPEYVDNLVISAYAIWATGDDINSSFSLWNYDVRSDDCYKGGSGTEDGGVFNALEISKGINTTDWNINDIWKRLYQCITRANTALQSLDLMDEKTYPLKNQRIAEMRFLRGHAHFMLKQLFKKIVIVDDENMEPDAYNKLSNTTYTNDGQWQKIADDFQFAYDNLPEVQIEKGRPTQAAAAAYLAKTYLYKAYRQDGVNNNLTGINEEDLKQVVKYTDPLIMAKAGYGLENDYSMNFLPQYENGAESVWAIQYSINDGTYNGNLNWGMGLTTPQILGCCDFHKPSQNLVNAFKTDSQGKPLFSTYDNENYEVTTDNVDPRLFHTVGMPGFPYKYNEGYLIQKNDDWSRSKGLYGYYVSLKENVDPDCDCLKKGSYWASSLNHIVIRYADVLLMRAEALIQLNDGRIADAISLINDVRSRAAGSTMLIFNYKEEYGVNFKVTPYEQKAYAQDEAMKMLKWERRIEFGMESSRFFDLVRWGEAKDVINAYYVTEAARCSIYKNAGFTENKNEYLPIPFEQISASNGNYTQNFGW; this is encoded by the coding sequence ATGAAAAAGATACTATACATAGCAACCATCGGATTTACCTTGCTGACAAGCAGTTGCAACGATTTTCTGGATCGTCAGGTTCCGCAGGGTATTGTGACCGGCGATCAGATCGCTTCTCCCGAATACGTGGATAACCTCGTGATTTCAGCCTACGCCATTTGGGCAACAGGTGACGACATCAACTCTTCCTTCTCGCTTTGGAATTATGACGTGCGTTCTGACGATTGTTATAAAGGCGGTTCCGGTACGGAAGACGGCGGTGTGTTCAACGCACTGGAGATTTCTAAAGGTATCAACACCACCGACTGGAACATCAACGATATATGGAAAAGACTGTATCAATGCATCACTCGTGCCAACACAGCCTTGCAGTCACTCGACCTGATGGATGAAAAGACTTATCCGCTGAAGAACCAGCGTATTGCTGAAATGAGGTTCCTGCGCGGACATGCTCACTTTATGTTGAAGCAACTGTTTAAGAAGATCGTTATAGTAGACGATGAAAACATGGAACCGGATGCTTACAACAAGCTTTCGAATACCACCTATACCAATGATGGACAATGGCAAAAGATAGCAGACGACTTCCAGTTTGCCTACGACAACCTGCCGGAAGTGCAAATAGAAAAAGGACGTCCTACACAGGCTGCCGCAGCTGCTTATCTGGCAAAGACTTACCTGTATAAGGCTTACCGCCAAGATGGAGTGAATAACAATCTTACCGGGATCAACGAAGAAGACTTGAAACAGGTAGTGAAATATACCGATCCTCTCATCATGGCCAAAGCCGGTTACGGATTGGAAAATGATTATAGTATGAACTTCCTGCCTCAATATGAAAATGGCGCGGAGTCTGTATGGGCGATTCAATATTCTATCAACGACGGAACATACAACGGTAACCTGAACTGGGGAATGGGACTGACAACTCCGCAGATACTAGGTTGCTGTGACTTCCACAAACCGAGCCAAAATCTGGTGAACGCTTTCAAAACCGACTCGCAGGGAAAACCGTTGTTCAGCACCTATGATAATGAGAACTACGAGGTTACAACGGACAATGTAGACCCCCGTTTATTCCACACGGTAGGTATGCCGGGCTTCCCTTATAAATACAACGAAGGCTACCTGATTCAGAAGAATGATGACTGGAGCCGTAGCAAGGGACTTTACGGATATTATGTTTCGCTCAAAGAGAATGTAGACCCGGACTGTGACTGCCTGAAGAAAGGCTCTTATTGGGCAAGTTCTCTGAATCATATCGTCATCCGTTATGCAGATGTATTGCTGATGCGTGCCGAGGCCCTGATACAGTTGAACGACGGACGTATTGCCGACGCCATCTCACTCATCAATGATGTACGCAGTCGTGCAGCCGGAAGTACAATGCTGATCTTCAATTATAAAGAAGAGTACGGAGTGAACTTCAAAGTAACCCCTTATGAACAGAAAGCTTATGCACAGGACGAAGCCATGAAAATGTTGAAATGGGAACGCCGTATAGAATTTGGAATGGAAAGCTCACGCTTTTTTGACCTCGTCAGATGGGGAGAAGCCAAAGACGTTATCAATGCTTATTATGTGACCGAAGCAGCCCGTTGTTCTATTTACAAGAATGCAGGTTTCACGGAAAATAAGAACGAATACCTCCCAATTCCATTCGAACAGATCAGTGCCAGTAACGGAAATTATACACAGAATTTCGGTTGGTAA
- a CDS encoding glycoside hydrolase family 32 protein: protein MKNMILHIALTTLLASMTACSDEIDPVLTQRDWDGTATYFQSTDEHGFSMYYKPQVGFVGDPMPFYDPVAKDFKVMYLQDYRPNPEATYHPIFGVATKDGATYESLGELIPCGGRDEQDAAIGTGGTIYNPVDKLYYTFYTGNKFKPSSDQNAQVVMVATSPDFKTWTKNRTFYLKGDTYGYDKNDFRDPFLFQTEDGVYHMLIATRKNGKGHIAEFTSTDLKEWESAGTFMTMMWDRFYECPDVFKMGEWWYLVYSEQASFMRKVQYFKGRTLEELKATTANDAGIWPDNREGMLDSRAFYAGKTASDGTNRYIWGWCPTRAGNDNGNVGDVEPEWAGNLVAQRLIQHEDGTLTLGVPEAIDRKYTSAQEVKVMAKDGNVTESGKTYTLAEGASVIFNRLKVHNKISFTVKASSNTDRFGISFVRGTDSKSWYSIHVNADEGKANFEKDGDNAKYLFDNKFNIPTDNEYHVTIYSDQSVCVTYINDQLSFTNRIYQMQKNPWSLCCYKGEITVSDIQVSTY, encoded by the coding sequence ATGAAAAATATGATCTTACATATAGCATTAACCACACTGTTGGCCTCAATGACCGCTTGCAGTGATGAGATTGATCCCGTATTGACTCAAAGAGACTGGGACGGTACAGCCACTTACTTCCAATCGACCGACGAGCATGGCTTTTCGATGTACTATAAACCGCAGGTAGGCTTTGTCGGTGACCCGATGCCATTCTATGATCCGGTTGCCAAAGACTTTAAAGTGATGTACCTACAAGACTACCGTCCGAACCCCGAAGCTACTTACCACCCCATTTTCGGGGTGGCCACCAAAGACGGTGCTACTTATGAATCTCTCGGCGAACTGATTCCCTGCGGAGGTCGTGACGAACAGGATGCCGCCATCGGTACAGGAGGTACCATCTATAATCCGGTTGATAAACTCTACTACACTTTCTACACCGGCAATAAATTCAAACCTTCTTCCGACCAGAATGCGCAAGTAGTCATGGTAGCTACCTCTCCTGACTTTAAAACATGGACCAAGAACCGCACTTTCTATCTGAAAGGAGATACGTATGGCTATGACAAGAATGACTTCCGCGATCCGTTCCTGTTCCAGACCGAAGACGGTGTCTATCACATGCTGATTGCCACCCGTAAAAATGGAAAAGGACACATTGCCGAATTTACTTCTACTGACCTGAAAGAGTGGGAGTCTGCCGGAACATTTATGACCATGATGTGGGATCGTTTCTATGAATGTCCGGACGTATTCAAGATGGGAGAATGGTGGTATCTGGTCTATTCGGAACAAGCTTCCTTCATGCGCAAGGTACAATACTTCAAAGGCAGAACACTTGAAGAACTGAAAGCGACTACCGCCAATGATGCCGGAATATGGCCGGACAATCGGGAAGGTATGCTGGACAGCCGCGCATTCTATGCAGGAAAGACCGCTTCCGATGGAACCAACCGTTACATCTGGGGTTGGTGTCCTACCCGCGCCGGCAATGATAATGGAAACGTAGGAGATGTAGAACCTGAATGGGCTGGAAACCTGGTAGCGCAACGCCTCATTCAGCACGAAGACGGTACGTTGACTCTTGGAGTTCCGGAGGCAATCGACCGTAAATACACTTCTGCACAAGAAGTAAAAGTAATGGCTAAAGATGGAAACGTAACAGAAAGCGGTAAAACCTATACATTGGCCGAAGGAGCTTCCGTCATCTTCAACCGGTTGAAAGTGCACAACAAGATTTCCTTTACCGTAAAAGCATCCTCGAATACAGATCGTTTTGGGATCTCTTTCGTTCGTGGAACGGACTCCAAATCATGGTATAGCATCCATGTCAACGCTGACGAAGGTAAAGCCAATTTCGAGAAAGACGGTGACAATGCCAAATACTTGTTTGATAACAAATTCAACATCCCGACGGATAATGAATACCATGTGACGATTTACAGTGACCAGTCGGTTTGTGTGACCTACATCAATGACCAGTTATCTTTCACGAACCGCATTTATCAAATGCAGAAGAACCCGTGGTCACTCTGCTGTTATAAAGGTGAAATCACTGTATCAGATATTCAAGTGAGCACATATTAA
- a CDS encoding DUF4960 domain-containing protein, producing MKSIIKQLYTILLVTVVCITVAGCSDDFKSNLRLDGDVWVNSIKLDEYAGTIDYQNKTIVVGVPYDYDVTRMAVSEIDLSEGATASIAVGETIDFSLPVSLIVKNGDVQMSYTITVKRDEAKILTFKLNDTYVGKVDQLSKTISVVVPLTVDITQLKGTFTVTDGATVTPASGSIQDFTNPVTYTATYRSAVTPYVVTVTQGNVIPTAFVGTASSVSQLTSPEEKAAAQWMMDNISMSEYISFKDVVDGKVDLGKYTAIWWHFHADNGDNPPLPDDAKAAVEKFKVYYQNGGNLLLTRYATFYIKDLSIAKDERVPNNSWGRSEDSPEIVDGPWSFPITGNESHPLFQDLKWKDGDKTRVYTFDAGYAVTNSTAQWHIGTNWGGYEDLNAWRNLTGGIDVACGDDGAVIIAEFEPRSNSGRTICIGYGGYDWYGKGVDASADYYHYNVEQMTLNAINYLCK from the coding sequence ATGAAATCAATCATAAAACAACTCTATACCATCCTGTTGGTGACTGTAGTATGCATAACAGTTGCGGGATGTAGCGATGACTTCAAATCCAATCTTCGTTTGGACGGAGATGTATGGGTAAACTCTATCAAACTGGATGAATACGCAGGAACGATCGATTATCAAAATAAGACAATCGTAGTGGGAGTACCTTACGATTATGACGTTACCCGGATGGCCGTCAGCGAAATCGACCTTTCCGAAGGCGCTACGGCGAGCATCGCTGTCGGTGAAACAATCGACTTTTCTCTTCCCGTATCTTTGATTGTGAAGAATGGTGACGTACAAATGAGCTATACGATTACCGTGAAGAGGGACGAGGCGAAGATACTGACCTTTAAGTTGAATGATACTTATGTAGGAAAAGTAGACCAGCTATCAAAAACAATCTCCGTAGTTGTTCCGCTGACAGTGGATATCACCCAGTTGAAAGGTACGTTCACCGTGACGGATGGAGCTACTGTGACTCCGGCATCCGGCAGCATCCAGGACTTTACCAATCCTGTCACCTATACGGCAACTTACCGTTCGGCAGTGACTCCTTATGTAGTAACGGTTACTCAAGGAAACGTGATTCCGACGGCCTTTGTCGGCACAGCTTCTTCTGTAAGCCAACTTACAAGTCCTGAAGAAAAAGCCGCTGCCCAGTGGATGATGGATAATATATCAATGTCCGAATACATCTCATTCAAAGATGTAGTAGACGGAAAAGTGGATTTAGGCAAATATACTGCAATCTGGTGGCATTTCCATGCAGACAATGGTGACAATCCTCCTTTGCCGGATGATGCAAAAGCTGCCGTAGAGAAATTTAAAGTCTACTATCAAAACGGTGGTAACCTGTTGCTGACCCGCTACGCAACTTTCTATATTAAGGATCTTAGCATTGCAAAAGACGAGCGTGTACCAAACAACAGTTGGGGAAGAAGTGAGGATTCACCTGAAATTGTTGATGGACCGTGGAGCTTTCCGATTACTGGCAACGAGTCGCATCCGTTATTTCAGGATTTAAAATGGAAAGATGGTGACAAAACAAGAGTCTATACCTTTGATGCTGGTTACGCAGTAACCAATAGCACAGCCCAATGGCACATCGGAACAAACTGGGGAGGTTATGAGGACCTGAACGCATGGCGTAACTTGACAGGAGGAATCGATGTGGCATGCGGAGACGACGGTGCAGTAATCATAGCCGAATTCGAGCCGCGCTCCAATAGCGGACGTACGATCTGTATCGGCTACGGTGGTTACGATTGGTACGGTAAAGGAGTAGACGCTTCTGCCGATTACTACCACTACAACGTAGAGCAAATGACTCTGAATGCAATCAACTACTTATGTAAATAA
- a CDS encoding DUF4980 domain-containing protein, translated as MNLRLSSKQIRTFAVLFCMIVMNISLSARADNSPLLIKDLGEGHCLVRVNTNQKYLLLPVEDASPDVRISMIVNNKEVKSFDVRLAIHKVDYFVPVDLSDYSGKLISFKFKMNSNDPVRVNLSPDNTACCKEMKLSDTFDTSNREKFRPIYHFSPLYGWMNDPNGMVYKDGEYHLFYQYNPYGSKWGNMNWGHAISKDLVNWEHRPVAIAPDAFGTIFSGSAVIDHHNTAGFGAGAIIAIYTQNSDRQVQSIAYSTDNGRTFTKYENNPVLVSEARDFRDPKVFWYEGTKRWIMVLAVGQEMQFFSSPNLKDWTFESSFGKGHGAHGNVWECPDLFELPVEGTNEKKWVLLCSLGDGPFGDSATQYFIGSFNGKEFVNESPSKTKWMDWGKDHYATVTWSDAPDNRRIAIAWMSNWQYANDVPTSQYRSPNSVPRDLSLFTVDGETYLQSAPSPELLALRDASKKRSFRVNGTRTIKEMISGNDGAYEIELTIENQHADVIGFRLYNDKGEEVDMQYDMKEKKFSMDRRKSGEVSFNENFPMLTWTAIESGKDALKLRLFVDKSSVEAFGDGGRFAMTNQVFPSEPYNHIDFYSKGGAYKVDSFVVYKLKP; from the coding sequence ATGAATTTAAGACTCTCTTCCAAACAAATTCGAACCTTCGCGGTTTTATTTTGTATGATTGTGATGAATATCTCTCTATCCGCCCGTGCGGACAACTCTCCTCTATTAATTAAAGATTTAGGAGAAGGACATTGCCTCGTACGCGTCAACACTAACCAGAAGTATCTGTTGTTGCCCGTAGAAGATGCGTCGCCCGATGTGCGTATCAGCATGATTGTCAATAATAAAGAGGTAAAGAGCTTCGATGTCCGTCTGGCCATCCATAAAGTCGATTACTTTGTCCCGGTAGACCTTTCCGATTATTCCGGCAAACTAATCTCTTTCAAATTTAAAATGAACTCCAACGACCCGGTGCGTGTCAACCTTTCACCGGACAACACTGCTTGCTGCAAGGAAATGAAATTGTCCGATACGTTCGATACAAGCAACCGTGAAAAGTTCCGTCCCATTTATCATTTCTCTCCCCTTTACGGATGGATGAACGACCCGAACGGAATGGTCTACAAAGACGGTGAATACCACCTTTTCTACCAATACAATCCTTACGGCTCCAAATGGGGAAATATGAACTGGGGACATGCCATCAGCAAAGACCTCGTAAACTGGGAACATCGCCCCGTAGCAATCGCCCCGGATGCATTCGGCACTATCTTCAGTGGATCCGCCGTGATAGATCATCACAATACTGCCGGCTTCGGTGCAGGTGCTATCATCGCCATCTATACACAGAATAGTGACCGTCAGGTGCAAAGCATTGCTTATAGCACCGACAACGGACGTACTTTCACCAAATACGAAAACAATCCCGTATTAGTATCTGAAGCGCGTGATTTCCGCGACCCGAAAGTATTCTGGTACGAAGGTACCAAACGTTGGATCATGGTATTGGCGGTAGGGCAGGAAATGCAATTCTTCTCTTCCCCCAACCTGAAAGACTGGACATTTGAAAGCAGCTTCGGCAAAGGACACGGTGCACACGGAAACGTTTGGGAATGTCCCGACTTATTCGAACTCCCGGTAGAAGGAACGAATGAAAAGAAGTGGGTACTGCTTTGCAGCCTCGGCGACGGTCCTTTCGGTGACTCGGCTACTCAATATTTTATAGGCTCCTTCAACGGAAAAGAGTTTGTAAATGAATCACCCTCCAAAACCAAATGGATGGACTGGGGAAAAGACCATTATGCCACCGTGACTTGGAGTGATGCTCCCGACAACCGTCGTATTGCTATCGCTTGGATGAGCAACTGGCAATATGCAAACGACGTTCCTACTTCCCAATACCGTAGCCCGAACTCCGTTCCCCGCGACTTGAGCCTGTTTACCGTAGATGGTGAGACTTACCTCCAATCAGCTCCCTCTCCCGAGCTGCTGGCTTTGCGTGATGCTTCAAAGAAGCGTTCGTTCAGGGTAAACGGAACACGCACAATCAAAGAAATGATTTCCGGCAATGACGGTGCATACGAAATAGAACTGACGATTGAAAATCAACATGCAGACGTAATCGGCTTCCGTCTCTACAATGATAAAGGCGAAGAAGTGGATATGCAGTATGACATGAAAGAAAAGAAATTCTCGATGGATCGCCGCAAGAGCGGAGAGGTCAGCTTCAATGAGAACTTCCCGATGTTGACCTGGACAGCTATTGAAAGCGGAAAAGATGCATTAAAACTTCGCCTGTTTGTTGATAAATCCAGCGTTGAGGCCTTTGGAGACGGTGGACGCTTTGCGATGACTAATCAGGTATTCCCTTCGGAACCTTACAACCATATCGACTTTTACAGCAAAGGAGGAGCTTATAAGGTAGACTCATTTGTAGTTTATAAGTTGAAACCGTAA
- a CDS encoding SusC/RagA family TonB-linked outer membrane protein, with amino-acid sequence MKNKKLLCSVCFLFTFMSVLWGQNITVKGNVTSKTDGQPVIGASVVEATATTNGTITDLDGNFTLSVPANSTLKITYIGYKPVTVKSAAIVNVLLEEDTQMVDEVVVTGYTTQRKADLTGAVSVVKVDEIQKQGENNPVKALQGRVPGMNITADGNPSGSATVRIRGIGTLNNNDPLYIIDGVPTKAGMHELNGNDIESIQVLKDAASASIYGSRAANGVIVITTKQGKKGQIKINFDASVSASMYQSKMDVLNTEQYGRAMWQAYVNDGENPNGNALGYNYNWGYDANGNPVLYGMSLSKYLDSKNTMPVADTDWFDEITRTGVIQQYNLSVSNGSEKGSSFFSLGYYKNLGVIKDTDFDRFSARMNSDYKLIDDILTIGQHFTLNRTSEVQAPGGIIETALDIPSAIPVYASDGSWGGPVGGWPDRRNPRAVLEYNKDNRYTYWRMFGDAYVNLSLFKGFNVRSTFGLDYANKQARYFTYPYQEGTQTNNGKSAVEAKQEHWTKWMWNAIATYQLEIGKHRGDVMVGMELNREDDSHFSGYKEDFSILTPDYMWPDAGSGTAQAYGAGEGYSLVSFFGKMNYSYADKYLLSLTLRRDGSSRFGKNHRYATFPSVSLGWRITQESFMKELTWLDDLKLRASWGQTGNQEISNLARYTIYAPNYGTTDSFGGQSYGTAYDITGSNGGGTLPSGFKRNQIGNDNIKWETTTQTNIGIDFSLFKQSLYGSLEYYYKKTTDILTEMAGVGVLGEGGNRWINSGAMKNQGFEFNLGYRNKTAFGLTYDLNGNISTYRNEILELPETVAANGKFGGNGVKSVVGHTYNSQVGYIADGIFKSQEEVDNHATQEGAAVGRIRYRDIDHNGVIDEKDQEWIYDPTPAFSYGLNIYLEYKNFDLTMFWQGVQGVDIISDVKKKSDFWSASNVGFLNKGTRLLNAWSPTNPNSTIPALTRSDTNNEQRVSTYFVENGSFLKLRNIQLGYTVPAVISKKLRMERLRFYCSAQNLLTIKSKDFTGEDPENPNFSYPIPVNITFGLNIGF; translated from the coding sequence ATGAAGAACAAAAAACTTCTTTGCAGCGTTTGTTTCCTGTTTACTTTCATGTCAGTCCTTTGGGGGCAAAACATTACGGTGAAAGGAAACGTTACTTCTAAAACGGACGGACAGCCGGTCATCGGTGCCTCTGTTGTTGAAGCTACAGCTACTACTAATGGAACAATTACTGATTTAGATGGTAATTTCACCCTTTCGGTTCCGGCTAACTCTACTTTAAAGATTACGTATATTGGTTATAAACCGGTGACCGTAAAATCGGCTGCTATCGTTAATGTATTATTGGAAGAAGACACTCAAATGGTAGATGAAGTGGTCGTAACAGGTTATACCACTCAACGTAAAGCCGACCTGACCGGTGCTGTTTCCGTAGTGAAAGTCGACGAAATCCAGAAGCAAGGAGAGAACAACCCGGTGAAAGCACTTCAAGGCCGCGTGCCCGGTATGAACATTACGGCGGATGGAAATCCGAGCGGATCGGCTACCGTACGTATTCGTGGTATCGGTACGCTGAACAACAACGATCCGCTTTATATTATCGATGGAGTTCCTACCAAAGCCGGCATGCACGAATTGAACGGAAACGACATTGAATCCATTCAAGTACTGAAAGATGCTGCTTCAGCATCCATCTACGGTTCGCGTGCTGCAAATGGCGTTATCGTCATTACTACCAAACAAGGAAAGAAAGGCCAGATTAAAATCAATTTTGATGCTTCGGTTTCAGCTTCCATGTATCAAAGTAAGATGGACGTGTTGAATACGGAGCAGTACGGACGTGCCATGTGGCAAGCCTATGTAAACGATGGTGAGAACCCGAACGGCAATGCCTTGGGATATAACTACAATTGGGGTTACGATGCCAACGGAAATCCTGTACTATACGGTATGAGCCTTTCCAAATACCTGGACTCGAAGAATACAATGCCTGTGGCAGATACCGACTGGTTTGATGAGATTACCCGTACAGGTGTTATCCAGCAATACAATCTTTCTGTCAGCAACGGTTCGGAGAAAGGTTCTTCCTTCTTTTCTCTGGGATATTACAAAAACCTGGGTGTAATCAAAGATACGGACTTCGACCGTTTCTCTGCCCGTATGAACAGTGATTATAAATTAATCGATGATATATTGACTATCGGCCAGCATTTCACCTTAAACCGGACTTCGGAAGTACAAGCTCCCGGCGGAATTATCGAAACCGCTTTGGACATTCCTTCCGCTATCCCTGTTTATGCTTCGGATGGTTCATGGGGAGGACCGGTAGGCGGATGGCCGGACCGTCGTAATCCTCGTGCCGTACTCGAATACAACAAAGACAACCGATACACTTACTGGCGTATGTTCGGTGATGCTTATGTGAATCTAAGCCTCTTCAAAGGATTCAATGTTCGTTCTACTTTTGGTCTGGACTACGCAAACAAGCAAGCCCGTTACTTTACCTATCCTTATCAGGAAGGAACACAGACCAACAACGGCAAGAGTGCAGTGGAAGCCAAACAGGAACACTGGACCAAATGGATGTGGAATGCCATTGCCACTTACCAGTTGGAAATAGGCAAACATCGTGGAGACGTCATGGTAGGTATGGAGCTGAATCGGGAAGACGACAGCCATTTCTCCGGCTACAAAGAAGATTTCTCTATCCTTACTCCCGACTATATGTGGCCCGATGCAGGTAGCGGCACAGCCCAGGCTTACGGTGCCGGTGAAGGTTACTCGCTTGTCTCTTTCTTCGGCAAAATGAACTATTCTTATGCTGACAAATATCTGCTTTCATTGACTCTCCGTCGTGACGGTTCTTCCCGCTTCGGTAAAAATCATCGTTATGCCACTTTCCCTTCCGTTTCTTTGGGATGGCGCATCACACAAGAAAGCTTTATGAAGGAACTGACTTGGCTTGACGATCTGAAACTGCGTGCTTCATGGGGACAGACCGGTAATCAGGAAATCTCCAACCTTGCCCGTTACACTATCTACGCTCCTAATTATGGAACAACAGATTCATTTGGCGGTCAAAGCTACGGTACGGCATACGATATTACAGGTTCTAACGGAGGTGGTACTCTGCCTTCCGGATTCAAACGTAACCAGATCGGTAATGACAATATTAAATGGGAGACAACTACACAGACGAACATCGGTATCGACTTCAGCCTGTTCAAGCAATCCTTGTACGGTTCATTGGAATACTATTACAAGAAAACAACCGATATCCTGACTGAAATGGCAGGTGTGGGAGTATTAGGAGAAGGTGGCAACCGTTGGATTAATTCGGGCGCAATGAAAAACCAGGGTTTTGAATTCAACTTGGGCTACCGCAACAAGACTGCCTTCGGACTGACTTACGACTTGAACGGAAACATCTCCACTTACCGGAATGAAATTCTTGAATTACCGGAGACAGTGGCTGCCAATGGAAAGTTTGGTGGTAATGGAGTAAAGAGTGTAGTCGGTCATACATACAATTCACAAGTGGGCTACATTGCCGACGGTATCTTCAAATCACAAGAAGAAGTGGACAATCACGCTACGCAGGAAGGTGCAGCCGTTGGCCGTATTCGCTATCGCGACATCGATCATAACGGTGTGATTGATGAAAAAGACCAGGAATGGATTTACGATCCGACTCCTGCTTTCAGCTACGGATTGAATATCTATCTGGAATATAAGAACTTCGACCTGACTATGTTTTGGCAAGGCGTTCAGGGAGTAGATATCATCAGTGACGTGAAGAAGAAAAGTGACTTCTGGAGTGCATCCAACGTCGGCTTCCTGAACAAGGGAACCCGCTTGCTCAATGCCTGGTCGCCTACTAATCCGAACTCTACTATTCCGGCATTGACCCGCAGCGATACAAACAATGAACAGCGCGTCTCCACTTACTTTGTTGAAAACGGTTCCTTCCTGAAACTGCGTAATATCCAATTAGGTTATACGGTTCCGGCAGTAATCTCCAAGAAGTTGAGAATGGAACGTTTACGCTTCTATTGCAGCGCACAAAACCTGTTGACGATCAAGAGTAAAGACTTTACGGGAGAAGACCCGGAAAACCCGAACTTCTCTTATCCGATCCCTGTGAATATCACCTTCGGACTTAACATCGGATTTTAA
- a CDS encoding MFS transporter, producing MENSKNSSLSKLIPVMLCFFAMGFVDLVGIASNYVKADLGLSDSQANIFPSLVFFWFLIFSVPTGMLMSRIGQKKTVLLSLLVTFASLLLPVFGDSYMLMLISFSLLGIGNALMQTSLNPLLSNIVRGDRLASSLTFGQFVKAIASFLAPYIAMWGATQAIPTFDLGWRILFPIYMIVAVIAILLLNVTQIKEEKEEGKPSTLGQCLALLGKPFILLSFIGIMCHVGIDVGTNTTAPKILMERLGMGLDDAAFATSLYFIFRTAGCFLGSFILRKMSAKSFFGISVVMMLIAMAGLFIFHDKTMIYVCIGLIGFGNSNVFSVVFSQALLYLPGKKNEVSGLMIMGLFGGTVFPLAMGVASDAMGQSGAVAVMTVGVLYLLFYTFRIKK from the coding sequence ATGGAAAATAGTAAAAACTCTTCTCTTTCCAAACTGATCCCGGTGATGCTTTGCTTCTTTGCCATGGGATTTGTTGACCTGGTAGGCATTGCCTCCAATTATGTAAAGGCAGACCTCGGTCTGTCGGACTCACAGGCGAATATCTTCCCTTCACTGGTATTCTTCTGGTTTCTGATTTTCTCCGTACCCACAGGCATGTTAATGAGCCGTATCGGTCAGAAGAAAACCGTGTTGCTTAGTTTGCTTGTGACTTTTGCTTCTTTGTTATTGCCGGTTTTCGGAGACAGCTATATGCTGATGCTGATTTCTTTCTCCCTTTTGGGTATCGGAAATGCGTTGATGCAGACCTCCCTGAATCCGTTGCTTTCTAACATCGTACGTGGCGACCGTCTGGCAAGTAGCCTGACTTTCGGCCAGTTTGTGAAAGCCATTGCCTCTTTTCTTGCACCTTACATTGCCATGTGGGGAGCGACACAGGCCATCCCGACTTTCGATTTAGGCTGGCGCATCTTGTTCCCGATTTATATGATTGTAGCCGTCATTGCTATCCTGTTGCTTAATGTCACGCAGATTAAAGAGGAAAAAGAAGAAGGCAAACCGTCTACGTTAGGACAATGTCTCGCCTTGCTTGGCAAACCGTTTATCTTGCTTTCTTTCATTGGTATCATGTGTCATGTCGGAATTGATGTGGGTACAAACACTACCGCCCCCAAGATTTTGATGGAACGTCTTGGCATGGGTCTTGATGATGCAGCTTTTGCGACAAGCCTTTATTTTATCTTCCGTACGGCAGGCTGCTTTCTGGGTTCTTTCATTTTGCGTAAGATGTCGGCGAAATCGTTCTTCGGCATTAGCGTTGTGATGATGCTGATAGCGATGGCAGGTTTGTTTATATTCCATGACAAGACAATGATTTATGTATGTATCGGCCTGATCGGTTTCGGCAACTCCAATGTGTTCTCCGTAGTCTTCTCGCAGGCATTGCTTTACCTGCCGGGTAAGAAGAATGAAGTTTCCGGTCTGATGATTATGGGACTGTTCGGCGGTACGGTATTTCCGTTGGCTATGGGAGTAGCATCCGATGCGATGGGACAGAGTGGGGCAGTAGCCGTAATGACGGTGGGCGTGCTTTATCTCTTGTTCTATACGTTCCGTATTAAAAAATAA